The following are encoded in a window of Flavobacterium sp. WC2421 genomic DNA:
- a CDS encoding SDR family oxidoreductase yields MGFIGSDFEKQAVANTPIGRVGQPTEIAKVAVFLASDDSSWITGESISVSGSLKQLQ; encoded by the coding sequence ATGGGATTCATTGGATCAGACTTTGAAAAACAAGCAGTTGCAAACACCCCTATTGGTCGTGTTGGTCAACCAACTGAAATTGCTAAAGTGGCTGTATTCTTAGCTTCAGATGATTCTTCTTGGATTACTGGTGAAAGTATAAGCGTTTCTGGCAGTCTTAAGCAATTACAATAA
- a CDS encoding winged helix-turn-helix transcriptional regulator, with amino-acid sequence MRDERFCSSHCPLTRAISKIGNKWKPIIINVIQERTVRFGQLDTIIPLITRKVLTEQLKELEEDGILTRTAYKEIPPRVEYSLTKQGLELVPILKTITDWNIKYESNGTGELKIPIEK; translated from the coding sequence GTGAGAGATGAAAGATTTTGTAGTTCTCATTGTCCTCTAACTAGGGCAATTAGTAAGATTGGGAACAAATGGAAACCAATTATTATAAATGTTATTCAAGAAAGAACGGTTCGTTTTGGGCAGTTGGATACTATTATTCCTTTAATAACTAGGAAGGTACTAACGGAGCAATTAAAAGAATTAGAAGAAGATGGTATTTTGACACGAACTGCCTATAAAGAAATCCCACCAAGGGTAGAATACTCTTTAACAAAGCAAGGGTTAGAATTAGTGCCAATTTTAAAGACAATCACTGATTGGAATATAAAATATGAAAGTAATGGAACTGGTGAGTTAAAAATACCCATTGAAAAATAA
- a CDS encoding efflux RND transporter periplasmic adaptor subunit, translating to MKIKSNPNMKTIITLSIVALILTGCGNKNESAPVNVLATLPVLNIAYESATTDTEFPVAIQGKTDVEIRSQVNGTLDKIYVDEGAYVSQGQPLFKINDNSYRQQFNSASASLNAAKATVINAQIEVEKLKPLVLNKVVSDYQLKIAKANLEIAKATVAQTQAVVANAQINLGYTIIKAPVSGYIARIPRKQGSLISTADPEALTKLSDTRDIYAYFSLGENDFINFKTQYEGKTINDKLKNLPPVSLILSDNSIYSQTGKIDMVDGQFDKTTGAITLRAKFSNPNGLLRSGNTGKIKISMQHENSIVIPQAATIEIQDKLFVFLVDKKNSVARQPILISGKSGTNYLIKEGLKTGDRIVLKGFESLPDGATIIPENSQKVVAKN from the coding sequence ATGAAAATCAAATCCAATCCAAACATGAAAACAATTATTACTCTAAGCATAGTGGCTTTAATATTAACAGGTTGTGGTAATAAAAATGAAAGTGCACCAGTAAATGTACTAGCAACATTGCCCGTTTTAAACATTGCCTATGAATCGGCAACAACTGACACAGAATTCCCAGTAGCCATTCAAGGGAAAACTGATGTTGAAATCAGATCTCAAGTTAACGGAACTTTAGATAAAATCTATGTTGATGAAGGGGCCTATGTTTCTCAAGGACAGCCTTTGTTTAAAATCAATGACAACTCATACCGTCAGCAATTTAATAGTGCATCGGCAAGTTTAAATGCTGCTAAAGCTACTGTTATCAATGCACAAATTGAAGTAGAAAAATTGAAACCGCTTGTGTTAAATAAGGTGGTTTCGGACTATCAATTAAAAATTGCGAAAGCAAATTTAGAAATTGCTAAAGCGACTGTTGCTCAAACACAAGCTGTTGTGGCCAATGCACAAATTAATCTAGGGTACACTATAATTAAAGCGCCTGTGAGCGGCTACATTGCTAGGATACCAAGAAAACAAGGAAGTCTAATTAGTACGGCTGATCCTGAAGCTTTGACGAAATTATCGGATACTAGAGATATTTACGCATACTTTTCTCTAGGTGAAAATGATTTTATCAATTTTAAAACTCAATATGAAGGTAAAACCATAAATGACAAATTAAAGAATTTGCCACCGGTATCTTTAATTTTATCAGATAATTCCATTTATTCTCAAACTGGAAAAATCGATATGGTCGATGGTCAATTTGACAAAACTACAGGTGCAATTACACTAAGAGCAAAGTTTTCTAATCCAAACGGATTGTTGCGTTCTGGAAATACTGGGAAAATAAAAATTAGTATGCAGCACGAGAACTCGATCGTAATTCCGCAAGCAGCTACAATAGAAATTCAAGATAAATTATTTGTTTTTCTTGTTGATAAAAAGAATAGTGTTGCGAGACAGCCTATACTTATTTCAGGAAAAAGCGGTACTAATTATTTAATAAAAGAAGGGCTTAAAACGGGTGATCGAATTGTATTAAAAGGCTTTGAAAGTTTGCCTGATGGTGCTACAATTATCCCTGAGAATTCCCAAAAAGTAGTAGCTAAAAATTAA
- a CDS encoding TonB-dependent receptor plug domain-containing protein, with the protein MKISRVVLFMMFFFIGIGYSQNKLSGSVVNSNNKPVANAKIYLDSIYSNVETDRKGNFELSFPQNVATINVYSNEYGLLSNKFSNEKVMNFMFLNSPLPSGERIQKGGVLKMVYSKQTNEYKVNNNKGSGLETDRNSGVYNTIYDLIRGRLPGVSVSRDNKITIRGVSSLRNISDPLFVVDGVIVSSIDFISPNNVKKVSVLKGAEASIYGSQGSSGVIVIKTK; encoded by the coding sequence ATGAAAATTTCAAGAGTAGTTTTATTTATGATGTTTTTTTTTATTGGGATTGGGTATTCCCAAAATAAACTTTCGGGCAGTGTAGTAAACAGTAATAATAAACCTGTTGCTAATGCTAAAATTTATTTAGATTCTATTTATTCGAACGTTGAAACGGATCGAAAAGGAAATTTTGAATTATCCTTTCCCCAGAATGTAGCTACAATAAATGTTTATTCTAATGAGTATGGTTTATTGTCTAATAAATTCAGTAATGAAAAAGTTATGAATTTCATGTTTCTTAATTCCCCACTACCTTCAGGAGAAAGAATTCAAAAAGGAGGAGTATTGAAAATGGTGTATTCTAAGCAAACTAATGAATATAAAGTGAATAATAATAAAGGATCTGGTCTTGAAACAGATAGGAATTCAGGTGTATATAATACGATTTATGATCTTATAAGGGGGCGTTTGCCAGGAGTATCAGTTTCGAGAGATAATAAAATAACTATTAGGGGGGTCAGTTCTCTTAGAAATATTTCGGATCCATTATTTGTTGTCGATGGTGTAATCGTATCTAGTATTGATTTTATTTCGCCAAACAATGTAAAAAAAGTTAGTGTTTTAAAAGGAGCCGAAGCTTCTATTTATGGTTCTCAAGGCTCAAGTGGCGTTATTGTAATTAAAACAAAATAA
- a CDS encoding TetR/AcrR family transcriptional regulator: MARNVEFNEMESIEKAMNVFWEKGYHGTTMQDLVDAMQINRSSLYNTIGDKHCLFIKCVTSYTENAIQESKIKVAQEKSPLQALKNIIYDKAAWVVDCEKGCLGVKTIFEIAPEDAEVRKILSRNNDIYIDFLTEVIQKAIDEGELETTEDASLIAEYILTTFTGWKQAYILHRDPIKIKKMSEYLIKHITN; encoded by the coding sequence ATGGCTCGCAATGTTGAATTTAACGAAATGGAAAGCATAGAGAAAGCTATGAATGTCTTTTGGGAAAAAGGATATCATGGTACTACTATGCAGGATTTAGTTGATGCAATGCAAATCAATAGGAGTAGTTTATATAATACCATTGGAGATAAACATTGTTTATTTATAAAGTGTGTTACTAGCTATACCGAAAATGCGATTCAAGAATCGAAAATTAAAGTTGCTCAGGAAAAATCTCCATTGCAAGCGCTTAAAAATATTATTTATGATAAAGCTGCTTGGGTTGTAGATTGTGAAAAAGGGTGTTTAGGAGTAAAGACTATTTTTGAAATTGCTCCTGAAGATGCAGAAGTAAGAAAAATATTGAGTAGGAATAATGATATTTATATTGACTTTTTAACAGAAGTTATCCAAAAAGCAATAGATGAGGGAGAATTAGAAACCACTGAAGATGCTTCATTAATTGCAGAATACATTTTGACCACTTTTACAGGCTGGAAACAAGCATACATTTTACATCGAGATCCTATAAAGATCAAAAAGATGTCAGAATACCTTATTAAACACATTACAAATTAG
- a CDS encoding ABC transporter ATP-binding protein, translating into MKILYTYIKAHKQLLFLALFLAAINQCFSLYDSIIIGKLLNECGVGVTNFNHNYSAFVKVVLGWLGLSLGAAMLSRIAKNFQDYFTNIIIQRTGAHMYTDGIQKALQLPFQEFEDQSSGETLGKLQKVKIDCEKFITLSISMVFQSLIGITFVVIYAINIHWLLGPIFLATVPVIAVVSSFLGKRIKKISKEILGETTALAGATTESLRNIELVKSLGLTEQEVDRLNSTTNKILGLELKKVRFIRSLSFIQGTTVHFMRTGLVFALYMFIFQGIIKPGDLITLMFFSFFLFNPLQELGNVIATYNETKASMDNFGDLMRSKSEKTPQHPQTIGAINNLKFSNISFKHISTSTYAVKDISFEAKAGETIAFVGPSGSGKTTLVKMLVGLYSPAEGSIFYNERNAKDIDLTELRQQLGFVTQDAQLFSGTIKDNLLFVKPTATDEEIYDVLQKAACQNLLERAENGLYTTIGEGGIKVSGGEKQRLSIARALLRNPRLLIFDEATSALDSITEEEITKTIRSISSKQDQITVLIAHRLSTIMHADKIFVLEQGQIIEQGKHQDLLDEKGLYYAMWRQQIGERK; encoded by the coding sequence ATGAAAATATTATATACTTATATTAAAGCGCATAAACAATTATTGTTTTTGGCTTTATTTTTAGCAGCTATCAATCAATGTTTTTCACTTTATGACTCCATAATAATTGGTAAACTGCTTAATGAATGTGGAGTAGGGGTTACTAATTTTAATCATAATTATTCTGCTTTTGTCAAAGTAGTTTTGGGTTGGTTAGGACTTTCGTTAGGTGCTGCAATGCTCTCGCGAATAGCCAAAAATTTTCAAGATTATTTCACCAACATCATTATTCAACGTACAGGTGCGCATATGTATACCGACGGTATCCAAAAGGCTCTACAGCTTCCTTTTCAAGAATTTGAAGATCAAAGTAGTGGAGAAACTTTAGGCAAACTCCAAAAAGTAAAAATAGACTGTGAAAAGTTTATTACTTTATCTATTTCGATGGTTTTTCAAAGTCTTATCGGAATTACATTTGTTGTAATATATGCAATAAATATTCATTGGCTTTTAGGACCAATTTTTCTTGCCACTGTACCAGTTATTGCAGTAGTAAGTTCTTTTTTAGGTAAAAGAATAAAAAAAATTTCTAAGGAAATACTGGGAGAAACTACTGCATTAGCAGGAGCAACAACAGAGTCTTTAAGAAATATAGAATTGGTTAAAAGTTTAGGACTGACAGAACAGGAAGTTGATCGATTAAACAGTACAACTAATAAGATTTTAGGTTTAGAATTAAAGAAAGTACGCTTTATTCGTTCACTGAGTTTTATTCAAGGTACAACCGTTCATTTTATGCGAACAGGTTTAGTTTTTGCGCTATATATGTTTATTTTTCAAGGAATTATCAAGCCAGGTGATTTAATTACGTTAATGTTTTTTTCTTTCTTTTTATTTAATCCTTTGCAAGAGTTAGGTAATGTGATTGCTACTTATAATGAAACTAAAGCTTCTATGGATAATTTTGGAGATTTGATGCGTTCAAAAAGTGAAAAGACACCACAGCATCCCCAAACTATTGGCGCTATCAATAACTTAAAGTTTTCGAATATTTCATTCAAACATATTTCAACAAGTACTTATGCTGTAAAAGATATTTCTTTTGAAGCTAAGGCAGGAGAAACGATTGCTTTTGTTGGACCATCAGGGAGTGGTAAAACTACTTTAGTAAAAATGTTGGTTGGATTGTATTCTCCCGCTGAAGGATCTATTTTTTATAATGAAAGAAATGCTAAAGATATTGATTTGACTGAATTAAGACAGCAATTAGGTTTCGTTACTCAGGATGCACAATTATTCTCAGGAACAATTAAAGATAATTTACTATTTGTTAAGCCAACTGCTACAGATGAAGAGATCTATGATGTTTTACAAAAAGCAGCTTGTCAAAACTTATTGGAGAGAGCCGAGAACGGTTTGTATACGACAATTGGTGAAGGTGGGATTAAAGTTTCAGGAGGAGAAAAACAACGATTGTCAATTGCTAGAGCATTATTGAGAAATCCAAGATTATTAATATTTGATGAAGCAACATCTGCACTAGATTCAATTACTGAAGAGGAAATTACTAAAACAATAAGAAGCATATCATCCAAACAAGATCAAATTACCGTTTTGATAGCACACCGTTTATCAACTATAATGCATGCCGATAAAATATTTGTATTAGAACAAGGGCAAATTATAGAACAAGGAAAGCATCAAGATTTATTAGATGAAAAGGGATTGTATTACGCTATGTGGAGACAACAAATTGGTGAAAGAAAGTAA